In a genomic window of Coprococcus eutactus:
- a CDS encoding PcfB family protein: protein MQDEVNEKTIALYIKTGKLTAQTLQKAMKAILSKGKKQLAKPPQGKQSLKQLMKQNAGVSNIEITEGNIKAFESTAKKYGIDFALKKDATESPPRYLVFFKGRDADVLTAAFKEFSAKKLTQEKKPSIRKLLSTLKEAAQGKNAERAKVKNKDREVSL, encoded by the coding sequence TTGCAGGACGAAGTAAACGAAAAGACCATAGCCCTTTACATCAAGACCGGGAAGCTGACCGCCCAGACGCTCCAAAAGGCAATGAAAGCCATACTGTCAAAGGGCAAAAAGCAGCTTGCAAAACCGCCACAGGGAAAGCAGAGCTTAAAGCAGCTTATGAAGCAGAACGCGGGCGTTTCCAACATTGAGATTACCGAGGGCAATATCAAAGCCTTTGAGAGTACGGCGAAAAAGTACGGTATCGACTTTGCGCTGAAAAAGGACGCAACGGAAAGCCCGCCCCGCTATCTGGTTTTTTTCAAGGGGCGGGACGCGGACGTGCTGACCGCAGCCTTTAAGGAGTTTTCCGCAAAGAAGCTGACACAGGAGAAAAAGCCCTCTATCCGAAAGCTGCTCTCTACGCTCAAAGAAGCCGCACAGGGCAAGAACGCGGAACGGGCAAAGGTCAAGAACAAGGACAGGGAGGTATCGCTATGA
- the ltrA gene encoding group II intron reverse transcriptase/maturase — MPKKNKTLCVDDLRHAEYYGMQPVFDELYHRSLEGENFTDLMDLILSRDNILLAYRNIKANGGSYTAGTDNKNISDIGCLPPETVAEKARFIVTGSQHGYRPKPVRRKDIPKPNGKTRPLGIPCIWDRLVQQCIKQVIEPICEAKFSDNSYGFRPNRSVEHAVQKTYTMLQRMNLHYVIEFDIKGFFDNVNHSKLMRQIWAMGIHDKQLIFIIKRILKAPIRMPDGTTLIPDKGTPQGGIISPLLANIVLNELDKWVESQWQNHPLVKEYGYERKIRNSITFDRSKAFLKMRKTGLKEMYIVRYADDFRIFCRNKEDALRTKEAVTAWITERLRLEVSPEKTRIVNVRKRYSEFLGFKIRVRPKSRKYIVQSHICDKKLELERQKLVEQAKRIARPSEGKRPLDEIRLYNSMVLGIQNYFQLATCISIDCRKIHRQVMTVLTNRLNTETGCRLVREGGAMTESEKERFGKSAMIRYVSGIDQPIYPIAYIKNKIPMAKKAAVCSYTVEGRALIHTNLSMNSSVLSGLRNQPPMGRSTELTDSRISLFSAQRGKCALSGELFENAADIVCWLKTPAELGGKERYRNMILFHNRFLPLLQECPKNELKEIADTLKATKELMLKVNSLRQQAGLSAIEN; from the coding sequence ATGCCAAAGAAAAACAAAACTCTATGTGTAGATGACTTACGTCATGCCGAGTATTACGGTATGCAGCCAGTTTTTGATGAACTCTATCATCGAAGTTTGGAGGGAGAAAATTTTACCGACCTTATGGATTTAATTCTGAGCCGGGACAACATTCTTCTGGCATATCGGAACATCAAAGCAAACGGAGGAAGCTACACAGCAGGAACAGACAACAAAAACATCAGTGACATCGGGTGTTTACCGCCCGAAACAGTTGCAGAGAAAGCGAGGTTTATTGTCACAGGAAGTCAGCACGGATACCGCCCAAAGCCGGTAAGACGCAAAGACATTCCGAAACCAAACGGAAAAACCAGACCGTTAGGTATTCCCTGTATCTGGGACAGGCTGGTACAGCAATGTATCAAACAGGTCATAGAGCCAATCTGCGAAGCGAAATTCAGCGACAACAGTTACGGCTTTCGCCCGAACCGTTCCGTGGAACACGCCGTGCAGAAAACTTACACCATGCTTCAACGCATGAACCTGCATTATGTGATTGAGTTTGATATAAAAGGATTTTTCGACAACGTAAATCACAGCAAGCTAATGCGGCAAATATGGGCAATGGGAATACACGACAAACAGTTGATTTTTATTATCAAGCGGATTCTGAAAGCACCGATTAGAATGCCAGACGGCACTACACTCATTCCAGACAAAGGCACTCCGCAAGGCGGTATCATTTCACCGTTGCTTGCCAATATCGTGCTGAATGAACTGGACAAATGGGTTGAGAGCCAATGGCAGAACCACCCTCTTGTAAAGGAATACGGGTATGAGAGGAAAATCAGAAACTCGATTACTTTTGACCGGAGCAAGGCATTCCTCAAAATGAGGAAAACAGGGTTGAAAGAAATGTATATCGTGAGATATGCAGATGATTTCAGAATTTTCTGCCGGAATAAAGAGGACGCTTTGAGAACGAAAGAGGCTGTAACGGCATGGATAACCGAGAGGCTGAGGTTGGAGGTATCGCCAGAGAAAACAAGGATAGTCAATGTTAGAAAACGCTATTCAGAGTTTCTTGGGTTTAAGATACGAGTCAGACCGAAAAGCAGGAAGTACATCGTGCAATCTCATATCTGTGACAAAAAGTTGGAACTGGAAAGGCAAAAACTGGTGGAACAGGCGAAACGAATTGCCCGACCTTCAGAGGGAAAAAGACCTTTGGACGAAATACGGCTGTACAATTCAATGGTTCTGGGAATACAGAATTATTTTCAACTTGCCACCTGCATCAGCATTGATTGCAGGAAAATCCACAGACAGGTCATGACAGTTTTAACAAATCGGCTCAATACAGAAACCGGGTGCAGACTTGTTCGAGAGGGCGGCGCAATGACCGAGAGCGAAAAAGAACGGTTTGGAAAGTCGGCAATGATACGGTATGTATCTGGAATCGACCAACCTATCTACCCTATCGCATACATCAAGAACAAGATACCGATGGCAAAGAAAGCGGCGGTTTGCAGTTACACGGTAGAGGGACGGGCATTGATACACACGAACCTAAGTATGAACTCATCTGTTCTATCAGGTTTGAGGAATCAACCGCCTATGGGGCGAAGCACAGAACTTACTGACAGCAGGATTTCACTATTCTCGGCTCAACGTGGAAAATGTGCGCTAAGTGGGGAACTCTTTGAAAATGCGGCTGACATAGTATGCTGGCTGAAAACACCGGCAGAATTGGGCGGCAAGGAACGCTATCGAAATATGATTTTGTTCCATAATAGATTTCTTCCACTCCTGCAAGAGTGTCCTAAGAATGAGCTAAAAGAGATAGCCGACACGCTCAAGGCAACAAAGGAACTGATGTTAAAAGTGAACAGTCTGCGCCAGCAGGCTGGTTTGTCCGCAATAGAAAACTAA